A genomic region of Papaver somniferum cultivar HN1 chromosome 7, ASM357369v1, whole genome shotgun sequence contains the following coding sequences:
- the LOC113299514 gene encoding BTB/POZ domain-containing protein At1g67900-like isoform X2: protein MTEEVEKGNLICKLDCFLNSCILRGWKDSMLTLQSTRSLPLWSEELGITSRCIDAIALKTQAHPSRLNWLHITSRGRDDASLCNGTESQRHRTASKGWWAEDIAELGIDLYWQTMVAIKAGGRIPAYLIGEALKIYASRWLPNICKYVNGNKHSGNDQGSEATSDITSKHRLILESIVSLLPMEKGSVSCGFLLKLLKAGNILGASYSSKIELARRVGLQLEEANVSDLLIPSLSYTNETAYDVDIVLSILEQFMQGLSPPTSPPRAKTSFEKRRRSRSAEHIDYEFQESRRSSSASHSSKLKVAKLVDEYLQEIARDANLPLSKVIALAEAIPDFARIDHDDLYRAIDIYLKSHPELSKSERKKLCRVLDCKKLSMEACMHAAQNELLPLRVVVQVLFFEHARAAVAGGQVTDLPSNIKALFVNHGDDTSRIQQQLGSKGTGPADDEWCTASGLKSPKSKLATLRMKLAEEDNDIDDNGHVRTSKLKGVFSIPSRPKRMLSKLWPSNRSVSERH, encoded by the exons ATGACTGAGGAAGTGGAGAAAGGAAATCTTATTTGCAAGCTTGATTGTTTCTTAAATTCCTGTATCTTACGCGGGTGGAAGGATTCAATGTTAACTTTGCAAAGTACAAGATCGTTACCGTTGTGGTCAGAAGAACTTGGGATTACCAGCCGCTGTATTGATGCTATTGCCTTGAAAACTCAAGCCCACCCCTCAAGACTGAATTGGTTACATATCACCTCTAGAGGCAGGGATGATGCTTCATTGTGTAACGGAACAGAGAGTCAACGGCATAGAACTGCATCAAAAGGTTGGTGGGCTGAAGATATCGCTGAATTGGGTATTGATCTCTACTGGCAAACCATGGTTGCAATCAAAGCTGGTGGGAGAATACCTGCTTATCTTATTGGGGAAGCACTGAAAATCTATGCTTCAAGGTGGTTACCCAACATCTGTAAATATGTAAATGGTAACAAACACAGTGGAAATGATCAAGGTTCAGAAGCAACGAGTGACATAACGTCGAAACATCGATTGATCTTAGAATCAATAGTAAGCTTACTTCCAATGGAGAAAGGGTCTGTCTCTTGCGGCTTCttgcttaagcttttgaaagctGGTAACATACTTGGTGCTTCTTATTCATCTAAGATTGAATTGGCACGAAGAGTTGGACTCCAGCTAGAAGAAGCGAATGTTAGTGATCTTTTAATACCTTCACTTTCCTATACGAATGAGACAGCTTACGATGTTGATATAGTCTTGTCCATATTAGAGCAGTTCATGCAAGGGCTGAGTCCTCCAACAAGCCCCCCAAGGGCCAAGACAAGTTTTGAGAAGAGGAGAAGGTCAAGGTCTGCAGAACATATCGATTATGAGTTTCAGGAAAGTAGGAGATCATCTTCAGCATCACATAGCTCAAAACTTAAGGTGGCAAAGCTTGTAGACGAGTATCTTCAAGAGATTGCTAGAGATGCAAATCTGCCTCTGTCAAAGGTCATTGCTCTTGCAGAAGCTATACCAGATTTTGCAAGGATCGATCATGATGATCTTTATAGGGCCATTGACATTTACCTAAAG TCGCACCCGGAACTGAGTAAGAGTGAACGGAAAAAGTTATGCCGCGTTCTGGATTGCAAGAAGCTATCCATGGAAGCCTGTATGCACGCCGCACAGAATGAGCTACTTCCATTGAGGGTAGTCGTACAAGTCCTTTTCTTTGAACACGCAAGAGCAGCAGTAGCCGGTGGCCAAGTCACTGACCTACCTAGTAACATCAAAGCACTTTTTGTCAACCATGGAGATGATACGTCAAGGATTCAACAGCAACTAGGAAGCAAAGGAACTGGTCCAGCAGACGATGAATGGTGTACTGCCTCCGGCCTTAAATCACCGAAGTCAAAGTTAGCAACACTTAGGATGAAATTAGCCGAAGAAGATAACGACATTGATGATAATGGTCATGTAAGAACTTCAAAGCTTAAAGGTGTTTTCTCGATTCCTTCTAGACCGAAAAGGATGTTGAGTAAGTTGTGGCCTAGTAATAGAAGTGTGAGTGAAAGACATTGA
- the LOC113299514 gene encoding BTB/POZ domain-containing protein At1g67900-like isoform X1, translating into MKFMKLGSRPDTFYTTEAVRSVSTEVSSDLIIQIKGYRYLLHKFPLFSKCLRLQRLCSESSNSSPQQLIQLPDFPGGVEAFEICAKFCYGITITLSSFNIVSVRCAAEYLQMTEEVEKGNLICKLDCFLNSCILRGWKDSMLTLQSTRSLPLWSEELGITSRCIDAIALKTQAHPSRLNWLHITSRGRDDASLCNGTESQRHRTASKGWWAEDIAELGIDLYWQTMVAIKAGGRIPAYLIGEALKIYASRWLPNICKYVNGNKHSGNDQGSEATSDITSKHRLILESIVSLLPMEKGSVSCGFLLKLLKAGNILGASYSSKIELARRVGLQLEEANVSDLLIPSLSYTNETAYDVDIVLSILEQFMQGLSPPTSPPRAKTSFEKRRRSRSAEHIDYEFQESRRSSSASHSSKLKVAKLVDEYLQEIARDANLPLSKVIALAEAIPDFARIDHDDLYRAIDIYLKSHPELSKSERKKLCRVLDCKKLSMEACMHAAQNELLPLRVVVQVLFFEHARAAVAGGQVTDLPSNIKALFVNHGDDTSRIQQQLGSKGTGPADDEWCTASGLKSPKSKLATLRMKLAEEDNDIDDNGHVRTSKLKGVFSIPSRPKRMLSKLWPSNRSVSERH; encoded by the exons ATGAAATTTATGAAACTTGGATCTCGGCCTGATACTTTCTATACTACTGAGGCTGTAAG GTCTGTATCTACTGAAGTGTCAAGTGATCTTATAATTCAAATTAAAGGATATAGATATTTGCTTCACAAG TTTCCACTTTTTTCGAAATGTTTACGCTTACAGCGGTTATGTTCGGAATCTTCCAATTCTTCTCCGCAACAGTTGATTCAACTGCCAGACTTCCCTGGTGGAGTGGAAGCTTTTGAGATTTGTGCGAAATTCTGCTATGGTATTACGATTACCCTTAGTTCCTTCAACATTGTGTCAGTCCGTTGTGCGGCTGAATATCTTCAAATGACTGAGGAAGTGGAGAAAGGAAATCTTATTTGCAAGCTTGATTGTTTCTTAAATTCCTGTATCTTACGCGGGTGGAAGGATTCAATGTTAACTTTGCAAAGTACAAGATCGTTACCGTTGTGGTCAGAAGAACTTGGGATTACCAGCCGCTGTATTGATGCTATTGCCTTGAAAACTCAAGCCCACCCCTCAAGACTGAATTGGTTACATATCACCTCTAGAGGCAGGGATGATGCTTCATTGTGTAACGGAACAGAGAGTCAACGGCATAGAACTGCATCAAAAGGTTGGTGGGCTGAAGATATCGCTGAATTGGGTATTGATCTCTACTGGCAAACCATGGTTGCAATCAAAGCTGGTGGGAGAATACCTGCTTATCTTATTGGGGAAGCACTGAAAATCTATGCTTCAAGGTGGTTACCCAACATCTGTAAATATGTAAATGGTAACAAACACAGTGGAAATGATCAAGGTTCAGAAGCAACGAGTGACATAACGTCGAAACATCGATTGATCTTAGAATCAATAGTAAGCTTACTTCCAATGGAGAAAGGGTCTGTCTCTTGCGGCTTCttgcttaagcttttgaaagctGGTAACATACTTGGTGCTTCTTATTCATCTAAGATTGAATTGGCACGAAGAGTTGGACTCCAGCTAGAAGAAGCGAATGTTAGTGATCTTTTAATACCTTCACTTTCCTATACGAATGAGACAGCTTACGATGTTGATATAGTCTTGTCCATATTAGAGCAGTTCATGCAAGGGCTGAGTCCTCCAACAAGCCCCCCAAGGGCCAAGACAAGTTTTGAGAAGAGGAGAAGGTCAAGGTCTGCAGAACATATCGATTATGAGTTTCAGGAAAGTAGGAGATCATCTTCAGCATCACATAGCTCAAAACTTAAGGTGGCAAAGCTTGTAGACGAGTATCTTCAAGAGATTGCTAGAGATGCAAATCTGCCTCTGTCAAAGGTCATTGCTCTTGCAGAAGCTATACCAGATTTTGCAAGGATCGATCATGATGATCTTTATAGGGCCATTGACATTTACCTAAAG TCGCACCCGGAACTGAGTAAGAGTGAACGGAAAAAGTTATGCCGCGTTCTGGATTGCAAGAAGCTATCCATGGAAGCCTGTATGCACGCCGCACAGAATGAGCTACTTCCATTGAGGGTAGTCGTACAAGTCCTTTTCTTTGAACACGCAAGAGCAGCAGTAGCCGGTGGCCAAGTCACTGACCTACCTAGTAACATCAAAGCACTTTTTGTCAACCATGGAGATGATACGTCAAGGATTCAACAGCAACTAGGAAGCAAAGGAACTGGTCCAGCAGACGATGAATGGTGTACTGCCTCCGGCCTTAAATCACCGAAGTCAAAGTTAGCAACACTTAGGATGAAATTAGCCGAAGAAGATAACGACATTGATGATAATGGTCATGTAAGAACTTCAAAGCTTAAAGGTGTTTTCTCGATTCCTTCTAGACCGAAAAGGATGTTGAGTAAGTTGTGGCCTAGTAATAGAAGTGTGAGTGAAAGACATTGA